The Siansivirga zeaxanthinifaciens CC-SAMT-1 region TGTTCGAAGGTTAATACAGACCCACAAATAAGTGGTTGACCAAATTTGTTGCCAAAATCGGATGCACCATTACTGGCTTTTATTAAAATATCCATAGGCGTTTGGTATAACCATGGACGCTCTTTAACACCGTTTTCCCATGGTCTGTTTTCTTCTAAACGCGAATAAGATGTCATGTAAACCGCTGTTCCTGCTAATGGTAACGAGCCTTTTCCACCAGCTAACCTGTCGCGAATTTCGCCCCCAGATCCAGTAGCAGCACCGTTAAAAGGCTCTACAGTTGAAGGGAAGTTATGTGTTTCTGCTTTTAGCGATATTACAGATTCAAAATCTTTTACCGTGTAGTAATCTGGTACATCCGCGCGTTGCGGTGCAAACTGTTCTACAACAGGACCTTCAATAAAAGCAACGTTATCTTTATATGCTGAAACGATGGAATTTGGATTTGTTTCCGAAGTTTTTCTAATTAATTTAAAAAGAGAAGTCGGTTTTTCTACACCATCAATTATAAAAGTACCATTAAATATTTTATGGCGGCAGTGTTCGCTGTTTACTTGCGAAAATCCGAAAACTTCAGAATCGGTTAATGGTCTGCCTATTTTTTTAGAAACGTTTTCTAAATAACTCACCTCTTCATCACTTAAAGATAAGCCTTCTTGCTCATTGTAAGCCGCAATGTCTTCTATGTTAAGAATGGGTTCTGGTTTAATATTTATGGTGAACGACTCTTGATTTAATCCGTTGTATTTCTCTGAAATCATAGGATCGTAATTTTTGAAATCTTCAGAAACGGCTTGAAATTCTTCAATTCTAATGATATCTGAAATGCCCATATTCTGAGTGATTTCAACAGCATTGGTACTCCAAGGTGTTATCATGGCAGCGCGAGGGCCAACAAAAAAAGCATCTAATGATGCCTGTTCTATTTTAGGTTGATTGCCAAATAACCATACTAATTTAGTAATAGTTTCGGTAGATAATTCTTTTGTTGTTTGTACAGCGAATACTTTGCTGGTTACGTTTCCAAAGAAATGAATCATTAGGTCTTGTTTTGTATATGTTATAGAAAGTGCAAATTTACTTTTTTTCGGCGTAATTTTAACTAATTAATGATATGAAAATTAAGAGTTATTCACGAGTTTTAAACATAAAAAAAGCGACTTTTTAAATCGCTTTATATTAAATTCTTGTAATGTGTTATTTTTTTCTTTCTAGTAAAGCCATATAAAATCCGTCGTAACCAGATTTGTGCGACAATACTTTTTTATCTTCTACGAAAGTAAATTCTTTTCCAGCTTCCGATGTTAAGAAAACATCAATTTGTTTTTGGTTTTCGGAGGGCAAAACAGAACAAGTTGCATAAACTAATTTACCTCCTGGTTTAACCATTTTCGAGTATTGTTGTAAAATCTCTTGTTGAGTAACTTTAATTTTTTCAATAAATTCTGGCTGTAATTTCCATTTAGCGTCGGGGTTACGTCTTAAAACACCCAATCCAGAACAAGGGGCGTCTATTAAAACACGATCTGCTTTATCATACAGTTTTTTAATAACTTTTGTAGAGTCAATGGTACGAGTTTCAATATTGTGAGCGCCATTTCTTTTAGCACGACGTTTTAGTTCATGAAGTTTGTTTTCATAAATATCCATCGCTATAATTTGGCCTTTGTTGTCCATCATCGATGCTAAGTGCAGCGTTTTGCCTCCTGCACCGGCACAAGTATCAACCACACGCATGCCTGGTTTTACATCTAAAAATTCGGCCACTAATTGCGAAGACGCATCTTGCACTTCGAAAAAACCATTTTTAAAAGCTTCGGTAGTAAAAACATTGGCACGTTCTTTTAATTTTAAAGCATTTGGGTAATTTTCAATAAAATCGCATTCAATATCTAAATCAAATAATTCTGCCTGAAGCTTTTCTTTAGTTGTTTTTAAAGTGTTTACTCTTAAAATAACATCGGCTTGCTCGTTAAGTGCAGCAATTTCTTTGGTCCAAACCGTATTTCCAAGTTCTTTTTCGCCAATTTCATCTAACCAGTCGGGAATAGATTCTTTAAACTTTCTTATTTTAGAAAGCTCATCGAAACGGCCTTTTATTTTTCTGGTTGGCGTATTTTCAAAGTATTTCCAATCGGGTAATTTAATGCCCTTTAAGGTAGCCCAAACGGCAAACATGCGCCAAATATTATCTCTGTCAAAAGGTTCTTTTACTTCGGCTATTTCGGCGTATAAACGTTTCCAACGAACAATATCGTAAGTGGTTTCGGCAACGAAAGCTCGATCTCGTGCGCCCCAGCGTTTGTCACGTTTTAGTAGTTGTTGTATAACTTTATCAGCGTAGTTGCCTTCGTTAAATATAAGTGTTAAGCCATCAATAACTGAAAAGCATAAATTTCTGTGTAATCGCATGTTTTATAAATAAGAGTGCAAAGTTACGTTAATTGCTACGAATACACGAATGTTTTTATAATTTGCATCAATACACTTATCTTTCGTTAAAATTTGTAATTATGAAAGTGATTTTTGCCGTTTTTAGTGCTTTAATTTTATTGGTTTCCTGTAAAAAGGAAATCCCTTTTGTGCCTAGAAATTTCGATAAGATTGAAATAGAACGCATTCTGGAAGACTCCATATTAAGTGTTAGAGCTATTGAAATTTTGAATGATAAAAGTTTAGCTTTCGCGGCTAATAATGGTGTTTTTGGGTTGTTTAATCCTAAAACAAAACTGTGGCAAACTTCTGTACAAAAATATGATAGTTTGAATTTGCAATTTAGAGCTGTTGGACACACTGCATCCGATTTTTTTATGCTAAGCATTGAATCGCCAGGTTTATTATTTAAAACAGGAGAAAATGGTAAAATGACTCTAGTTTATAAAGAAGTAGGTTTAGGTGTTTTTTATGATGCTTTAACGTTTTGGAATGATTCTGAAGGTATTGCTGTTGGCGACAGTGTTAATGGTTGTTTATCTATTATTATTACCCGAGATGGAGGTCAAACTTGGAATAAAATTTCGTGTGATAAATTACCTGAAGGTATAGTAGGGGAAGGCGCATTTGCAGCCAGTAACACAAATATTAAAGTCATAGGTAACAAAGCATGGATAGCAACAACTCATGGCAATATATATTACACTAGTGATAAAGGGGAAACTTGGGAGCGAATTAATACGCCCATTATTCAAAAGGAAGAAACCGAGGGTATTTATTCTATAGATTTTTATGATGAAAATGTTGGTTTTGCCATAGGTGGCGACTTTTCTAAACCCAATATGAATGTTGCTAATAAAATGAGAACTGTAGATGGCGGTAAAACCTGGGAGCTAGTAGCGAATAATGAAAACCCAGATTACAGAAGCTGTGTGCAGTTTTTACCAAACCGTATGGGTAACGAGTTGGTTGCTGTAGGGTTTAAAGGTGTCGATTTTACAAATGATTTTGGTAATACTTGGAAACATTTAAGTGATGAAAGTTTTTATACCATTCGATTTACTAATGATAGTACAGCTTATGCAGCCGGTGCTGGAGGTATTTCTAAATTAAGTTTTAAATAAAAAAAGAGCACCTGTTTGGTGCTCTTTTTTTTATTTTTTTCCTTCTCGCTTCATTTTCTTAAACTGCTCGAACAATTTCTTTTTAAAATCTTCTTCGGCGACTTTAAGTAAAATAATTTTTTTTGCTGAAATAACTTTTTGAAGTTTACTATTTAGTTTAGCTTCTTCATCATGAATTCTGTTTTCAGTTTTGGTCATTTTTTCTAGTAATTCCACAGCTCTTTCTTCTGAAAGATTATTGGCATTGTTTTTAATTTCACGACGTATATCACGAAGTTCTTCGTGTTTTAATTTTAAAGTTGCCTCTTCGTAGGCATTGTAGATAGGCCAAAACTGTTCGGCTTCGTTAGCCGTTAGCGCTAATCTTTCGGTGATAAAAGATACTTTTAAAGCTTTTATTTTATCTCTGCCTTCTGGTTGTTGTGCCAGGACATTAAGAGATAAAAACAATACTATAATAGGGAGTATAAATGTTTTCATAATTAACTTATTCTGTTGTTAAGTCTTCAATATCTAAATTATTTAATAAATAATTTTCTATGTTTTCTTCATTAAAATCTATTTGGATAAAATTTGATTCAATCAAATCTTCTTCTGGTAATAATGAAGCGATTTCGTATGAATCTAAAATATCTTCGGTAATCATGTAATTTTCAACCATTTCAAAATCTAAATTATTCCAATTATTACTTTTAGAATTAAAAGTTAAGGTAAAAAGTAACAGAACCGCAGCAGCAACTCCAGATATGTAAATGAGTTTTTTTCTATTAAATAGCGTAATAACTTTTCCTGTTTTTTCTTCTTTAACCTTACTTATAATGGCGTTTTCAAGGTTGCTTAAATAATTTTCAGGAATTTTAAAACCAGCATCATCAATGGTGTTTTTTAATTTGATTTCAGAAAAAAGTTGGTCTTCTAAAGTTTCAAAATAATTATCTGGAACTTTAAATCCTGAATGCTTTATGTTGTATGATTTTAAATCTTTCATATTATTAAGACTTCTTTTTTTTGTAAAGGTTTAATTTTTAGTTAGGTAAGCTTCAATTTTTTTTACTGCAATATGGTACGATGCTTTTAAAGCGCCTTCGCTAGTTTCTAAAATTTCGGACATGTCTTTAAATTTTAAATCTTCAAAATATTTCATATTAAAAACCAATTGTTGTTTTTGTGGTAATGTAGCAATGGCTTTTTGTAATTTTAGTTGAATGTCGTCTCCTTCGAAATAGGTGTCGGCAGTTAAATTTGCAATGGCTAAATTTTGAACTTCCTCGGTGGATATTTGTAATTTTTTAGCGTTTTTATTTAAAAAGGTTATCGATTCGTTGGTTGCTATTCTATACAACCACGAATACAACTTACTTTCACCTTTAAAATTATGAATGTTTTGATACACTTTTATAAACGTGTTTTGTAAAACATCGTCTGTATCGTCGTGCGACTTTACAATATTTCTAATATGCCAGTACAAGCGTTCTTTATAAAGTGTTATTAATACTTTAAATGCCTGTTCTTTATTTGTATTAGATTTTAATTGTTCTACTAATTGTAATTCGTCTATCACAAAAACACTTTAGTTGTTAGACTTATAAAATTACTAAAAGTTTAAAAGCTTTTATTTAATTTTTTGCGTAAAAAAAGGATAACCGTTTTAATGATTATCCTTTTTGGTTTAAGATAAGAAATTTTATATACTTTGCATTTCAACCAGTTTCTGGTAAATGCCTTTTTGTGCGATAAGCTCGTCATGTTTACCTTTTTCAACTATTTCACCTTTGTTTAAAACTACGATTTCGTCGGCTTTTTGTATGGTTGATAAACGATGCGCAATTACAATAGACGTTCTGTTTTTCATCATATTTTCCAGGGCTATTTGCACTAAACGTTCGCTTTCGGTGTCTAGTGCCGATGTGGCCTCGTCTAAAATCATAATAGGTGGACTTTTAAGAACGGCACGAGCAATACTTAAACGTTGTTTTTGTCCGCCAGAAAGTTTATTTCCAGAGTCTCCAATATTAGTTTCAATGCCATTAGGAAGCGTTTCAACAAATTCCCAAGCGTTTGCAACTTTTAAAGCCTCGATAACTTCTTCGTCTGTAGCGTCTTGTTTTCCTAATTTAAGGTTATTTTTTATGGTATCGTTAAACAATAAAGCTTCTTGAGTTACAATGCCTAATTGTTTTCTTAAAGAACTGGTTGTTAAATCTCTAATATCTATGCCGTCAATTAAAATTTCTCCTTTGTTTACGTCGTAAAAACGTGTAATTAAATTGGCTATGGTAGATTTACCACTGCCAGACTGTCCAACTAAAGCAACTGTTTTTCCTTTTGGAATGGTTAAAGAGAAATCTTTTAAAACATACTCATTTTCATATTTAAAAGATATGTTTTTGAATTCTATTTGAGAGGTAAAATCGGTTTTAGTAATGGCATTATCCTTATCTTTTAATGGATTAGGCGTATCGATTATTTCTTGAATACGTTCTGCTGCTGCGTTACCTTGCTTAATGTTGTAAAGCCCGCGTGAAATGGCTTTAGCGGGAACTAAAATGTTATATGCCAATCCTATATAAGCCATAAACGATGGGCCATCTAGGGATTTATCCACAAGAACTAATTGTCCCCCATACCAAAGTAACATTGAAATTACAATGATTCCTAAAATTTCGCTTGTTGGTGAAGCAAGATTTTGACGATTTAATAATTTATTTGAGAAATTATAAAATCGATTAGAGGAATCTATAAATTTTGTGTTGAATTTTTCTTCAGCATTAAACCCTTTTATAATTCTTAAACCAGTTAAAGTTTCTTCGAGTATAGATAAAATAGCTCCTTGTTCTTTTTGTACACGATCGGATTTTCTTTTTAAACTTTTTCCTATTCTTGAGATAATAATCCCTGATAGAGGAATAAAAACAAAAACAAAAATGGTTAGCTTAACACTTATAATAAGCATCATTATAATTGTAAAAATGATGCTTAATGGCTCTCTAAAAATAAGTTCTAGAACAGGAAGCATGGAGTATTGAAGTGTAGATACATCGTTTGTGACACGCGCCATGATGTCGCCTTTCTTTTGTTCTGAAAAAAACGACAAGGGTAATTCTACTGTTTTCTTATAAACGGCATTTCTTAAATCTCTAACGACACCATTTCTTAGAAATACCATAAAGTAGTAGGCTAGATAACTGAAAATATTTTTTAATAAGAATACAATAATTATGAAGCCAATAATAAAAATAAGTGCTTTCGATTTATCATCTTGAGCATACAAATTAATCTGGTATGCCATGTAATCTTTATAAAAATTATTAAGATGTCCAATGCCCTGATAAATGGGTTTTTCTACAACTTTAAACGTGTCTTGTTTGAAGAGAACATCTAACATTGGTATTAATGCAATAAAAGATAAAGCACCGAATAAAGCATAAAGAATATTCGATATTATGTGTCCTAAAGCATATCTTTTATAAGGTTTTGCGTATTTTAAAATATTTACAAACTGATTCATTAATTAAGAATTGTCTATTTATAAAACATGCTTTTATGGTAACCATAAAAGCATGTAGATTTTTTGCAAAGATAAGCGTTATTAAATTAATTTCATGTCTTTTAAAATCGTTTCGGCTTTTGTATCGAGTAAAGCTTCAACATTTTTAAAGTCTTCAACCGATTTTAATTCGGTATTAACACTTACATAGAATTTTATTTTTGGCTCAGTTCCACTAGGGCGTAAAGCGATTTGACTACCATCTTCTGTGTAATAAATAATTACGTTAGATTTTGGTACATCAATGGTTTTTTCTTCACCAGTTAATAAATATTTGGCAGTAGATGTTTCGTAATCTTCAATTTTTACAACTTTAGAACCGTTAATTACTTTTAAAGGGTTTTCGCGTGCATCAATCATCATTTGTGTGATTTCTTGAGCACCTTCAATACCTTTTTTAGTTAGAGATACTAATTTCTCTTTGTAACAACCGTGTTCTACATAAAGTTTTAACAATTCTTCGTAGAAAGAACTGCCATTGGCTTTGGCATGTGCAGCTATATCACAAGCCAGAAGGGTAGAGGTTACTGCATCTTTATCGCGAACAAAATCGCCCACCATATAACCAAAACTTTCTTCGCCACCACCAATAAAATCTAGTTCAGGGAAGTCTTTAATAAGTTTAGCAATCCATTTAAAGCCTGTTAAAACTATTTTACTCTCTACATTGTAAGCATCTGCAAGTTTATTAAGCATAGGTGTCGACACAATTGTAGATGCAATAAATTCTTTTCCTTTAATTTTTCCAGCAGCTTTCCATTGTTTTAAAAGGAAATCTGTCATCATTAACATGGTTTGGTTTCCGTTAAGAAGTTGTAATTCATTTTCAGAATTACGCACGGCAACGCCCAATCTGTCACAATCGGGATCGGTACCAATCACAATATCGGCGCCTACTTGGTCGGCTAATTCTAAAGCCATTTTTAAAGCAGCCGGTTCTTCTGGATTTGGAGATGCAACGGTTGGAAAATCGCCATTTGGTACTTCTTGTTCTTTTACAATATGAACATTTTTAAAACCAGCGCGTTTTAAAGTTTCTGGAACGGCAGTGATTGAGGTTCCGTGTAAGGAAGTAAAAACAATTTTAAAATTATCTTTTGCTTCTTGTGAGGCTGCGATGCTTCCGTTTTTAACAGATTCGTCAATAAATACGGTATCAACTTCTTCACCTATATATTTAATGAGGCTATTGTTAGCTTCAAATTTAATATCAGAATATTTTAAACTATCAATAACTTTAATAATTTCTCCATCTTGAGGCGGAACCAACTGGCCACCATCTTGCCAATACACTTTGTAACCATTGTATTCTGGCGGATTATGCGATGCTGTTAAAACAATACCACAATGGCAGTTTAAGTGTTTAACTGCAAACGATAATTCTGGAGTTGGACGCAAATCTTCAAATAAAAATACTTGAATACCATTAGCTGAAAAAACATCGGCAACTACTTTTGCTAAAGTTTTACTGTTGTGTCTGCAATCGTAAGCAATAACGGCTTTAGGTGTTTCACCCGGAAAGGCTTCTAATAAATAATTGCTTAAACCTTGAGTGCTTTTTCCTAATGTGTATTTGTTTATACGATTGGTACCAATGCCCATAACACCACGCATACCACCCGTACCAAATTCAAGATCTTTATAAAAGCTTTCCTGAATATCTTTTGGATTATGTGCAATGCTATTTTTTATGAAAGCTTGTGTTTCCTCATCAAAAGTTGGCGTTAACCAAGTATTTATTCTCTCTAGAATTTGTGGTTCAATGTGTATCATAGTTGTTAAAAAATATTTTCAAAAGTAATTAATAATGAATTTTTTAGTTGGTTTAATTTTGATTTAAAAATCCTTTTAAATTTATTAATTTAAGTTTAAGTTTTCTTTAATTGTATAACGTTTTTTTCCTTGTTTGGTTCGTAAAATTATTTCGCCTAAGAAACCAGCAACGAAAAATTGCGTACCTATAACCATGGTAGTTAAGGTTATATAAAATTCTGGTCTAAGGGTGATAAGTCTGCCTTTAGGATTAAAAAATAATTTATCGAGACCCAAGTACAAAACAAAACAAAAGGCAATAGTTATCATTATAAAACCAAGTGCGCCAAAAAGATGCATGGGGTTTTTACCAAAACGGGAAATAAACCAAATGGTAATTAAATCTAAAAAGCCATGAATAAAACGGTTCATGCCGAATTTGGTTTCGCCATATTTTCTAGCCTGGTGTTTTACTACTTTTTCAGAAATTTTAGTAAAACCAGCATTTTTTGCCAACACAGGAATGTAGCGATGCATTTCGCCATTAACATCAATTTGTTTTACCACCTCTAATCGATAGGCTTTTAAGCCGCAATTAAAATCATTGAGTTTAACACCCGATGTTCTTCGGGCTGCCCAATTAAATAATTTTGATGGTAAATTTTTTGAAATGATAGAATCGTAACGCTTTTTTTTCCAACCAGAAATTAAGTCGTATTGATCTTTAACTATTAGGTTGTAAAGCTCGGGTATTTCGTCTGGACTATCCTGTAAATCGGCATCCATGGTAATAACCACATCGCCTGACGCTTTTTCGAATCCAGCATGAAGGGCTTGAGATTTTCCGAAGTTTTTTAAAAAACGAATGCCCTTAACATGAGGGTTTTTTAATGATAATTGATTAATGGTTTTCCAAGAATCGTCTGTACTGCCATCATCAATAAAAATGATTTCATATGAAAAATGATTGGATTGCATAACACTAGCAATCCAATCATGTAATTCTGTTAAAGAGTCTTGTTCGTTAAGTAGTGGTATGACTACTGATATGTTCATTTAAAAGCTTTCAAAAAGGTTGATGCTTCAAAAATACAGAATTATTCTGCTTTTGGTTTATTTTTTTTCAATGCAGCAGCAACAATTAATCCAATAATGCTAAAAAACACCGTATAACCAGCCAATCCTTTTAAAATGTTTCCAATTGAATATTGGTTTTGAGATTCTATTTGTTCTACCGATTGCGCAATAACTTCGCTGGGCGTATTAAATCCTTTAAGCATTTCAACTGTTTTTTCGATTGTTTTTTCTTTTAAAACATTTGCGGCTTCCGTATCTATAAAATTGAATAATATATATGATACAAATGTGCTAATAACCAAACCTAAAACAACAGTAATAAAAAAAGCGGTAAACGCTTCCTTAAAAGAGGCATATCCGTCTTGTGCTTGTTTTGTTTTTCCTACCGAAATAATACCTAGTACGATAATGGCTATTAGCATGAATACACCATACCACATGTTTGTTAACAATTCTAGATCTACCGCATAGGCAACAACGGTTAGTAATGCTAGTAATCCACCTAAATAAAGTCCGAAATTAATAGCTATAGATTTTAAAGATTTTTCCATTTTTTTAGAATAAATTTGTTCATTGATTAGTTAGTATTCAAAGGTAAGGAAACGTTACAGATTTTTTGAATAAAAAAAAATGTAAAAAAGTGTTGCAAAATTGTAAATATTGCTTATTTTTGCACTTCCAAAATTGAAAAGAATTTAAAGCTTTAAGCGATGAAAAAAGATATACATCCAGAAAATTATAGAATAGTAGCATTTAAAGACATGTCTAACGAAGATGTTTTTTTAACAAAATCTACAGCAAACACTAACGAAACTTTGGAGGTTGATGGTGTTGAGTATCCACTTATCAAAATGGAGATTTCAAGAACATCGCACCCATTTTACACTGGTAAATCTAAATTAATAGATACTGCTGGACGTATTG contains the following coding sequences:
- a CDS encoding RNA polymerase sigma factor → MIDELQLVEQLKSNTNKEQAFKVLITLYKERLYWHIRNIVKSHDDTDDVLQNTFIKVYQNIHNFKGESKLYSWLYRIATNESITFLNKNAKKLQISTEEVQNLAIANLTADTYFEGDDIQLKLQKAIATLPQKQQLVFNMKYFEDLKFKDMSEILETSEGALKASYHIAVKKIEAYLTKN
- a CDS encoding DUF4199 domain-containing protein, producing MEKSLKSIAINFGLYLGGLLALLTVVAYAVDLELLTNMWYGVFMLIAIIVLGIISVGKTKQAQDGYASFKEAFTAFFITVVLGLVISTFVSYILFNFIDTEAANVLKEKTIEKTVEMLKGFNTPSEVIAQSVEQIESQNQYSIGNILKGLAGYTVFFSIIGLIVAAALKKNKPKAE
- a CDS encoding WD40/YVTN/BNR-like repeat-containing protein is translated as MKVIFAVFSALILLVSCKKEIPFVPRNFDKIEIERILEDSILSVRAIEILNDKSLAFAANNGVFGLFNPKTKLWQTSVQKYDSLNLQFRAVGHTASDFFMLSIESPGLLFKTGENGKMTLVYKEVGLGVFYDALTFWNDSEGIAVGDSVNGCLSIIITRDGGQTWNKISCDKLPEGIVGEGAFAASNTNIKVIGNKAWIATTHGNIYYTSDKGETWERINTPIIQKEETEGIYSIDFYDENVGFAIGGDFSKPNMNVANKMRTVDGGKTWELVANNENPDYRSCVQFLPNRMGNELVAVGFKGVDFTNDFGNTWKHLSDESFYTIRFTNDSTAYAAGAGGISKLSFK
- a CDS encoding glycosyltransferase family 2 protein, with product MNISVVIPLLNEQDSLTELHDWIASVMQSNHFSYEIIFIDDGSTDDSWKTINQLSLKNPHVKGIRFLKNFGKSQALHAGFEKASGDVVITMDADLQDSPDEIPELYNLIVKDQYDLISGWKKKRYDSIISKNLPSKLFNWAARRTSGVKLNDFNCGLKAYRLEVVKQIDVNGEMHRYIPVLAKNAGFTKISEKVVKHQARKYGETKFGMNRFIHGFLDLITIWFISRFGKNPMHLFGALGFIMITIAFCFVLYLGLDKLFFNPKGRLITLRPEFYITLTTMVIGTQFFVAGFLGEIILRTKQGKKRYTIKENLNLN
- a CDS encoding phospho-sugar mutase; protein product: MIHIEPQILERINTWLTPTFDEETQAFIKNSIAHNPKDIQESFYKDLEFGTGGMRGVMGIGTNRINKYTLGKSTQGLSNYLLEAFPGETPKAVIAYDCRHNSKTLAKVVADVFSANGIQVFLFEDLRPTPELSFAVKHLNCHCGIVLTASHNPPEYNGYKVYWQDGGQLVPPQDGEIIKVIDSLKYSDIKFEANNSLIKYIGEEVDTVFIDESVKNGSIAASQEAKDNFKIVFTSLHGTSITAVPETLKRAGFKNVHIVKEQEVPNGDFPTVASPNPEEPAALKMALELADQVGADIVIGTDPDCDRLGVAVRNSENELQLLNGNQTMLMMTDFLLKQWKAAGKIKGKEFIASTIVSTPMLNKLADAYNVESKIVLTGFKWIAKLIKDFPELDFIGGGEESFGYMVGDFVRDKDAVTSTLLACDIAAHAKANGSSFYEELLKLYVEHGCYKEKLVSLTKKGIEGAQEITQMMIDARENPLKVINGSKVVKIEDYETSTAKYLLTGEEKTIDVPKSNVIIYYTEDGSQIALRPSGTEPKIKFYVSVNTELKSVEDFKNVEALLDTKAETILKDMKLI
- a CDS encoding type B 50S ribosomal protein L31, whose product is MKKDIHPENYRIVAFKDMSNEDVFLTKSTANTNETLEVDGVEYPLIKMEISRTSHPFYTGKSKLIDTAGRIDKFKNKYAKFSK
- a CDS encoding ABC transporter ATP-binding protein — its product is MNQFVNILKYAKPYKRYALGHIISNILYALFGALSFIALIPMLDVLFKQDTFKVVEKPIYQGIGHLNNFYKDYMAYQINLYAQDDKSKALIFIIGFIIIVFLLKNIFSYLAYYFMVFLRNGVVRDLRNAVYKKTVELPLSFFSEQKKGDIMARVTNDVSTLQYSMLPVLELIFREPLSIIFTIIMMLIISVKLTIFVFVFIPLSGIIISRIGKSLKRKSDRVQKEQGAILSILEETLTGLRIIKGFNAEEKFNTKFIDSSNRFYNFSNKLLNRQNLASPTSEILGIIVISMLLWYGGQLVLVDKSLDGPSFMAYIGLAYNILVPAKAISRGLYNIKQGNAAAERIQEIIDTPNPLKDKDNAITKTDFTSQIEFKNISFKYENEYVLKDFSLTIPKGKTVALVGQSGSGKSTIANLITRFYDVNKGEILIDGIDIRDLTTSSLRKQLGIVTQEALLFNDTIKNNLKLGKQDATDEEVIEALKVANAWEFVETLPNGIETNIGDSGNKLSGGQKQRLSIARAVLKSPPIMILDEATSALDTESERLVQIALENMMKNRTSIVIAHRLSTIQKADEIVVLNKGEIVEKGKHDELIAQKGIYQKLVEMQSI
- a CDS encoding RsmB/NOP family class I SAM-dependent RNA methyltransferase, giving the protein MRLHRNLCFSVIDGLTLIFNEGNYADKVIQQLLKRDKRWGARDRAFVAETTYDIVRWKRLYAEIAEVKEPFDRDNIWRMFAVWATLKGIKLPDWKYFENTPTRKIKGRFDELSKIRKFKESIPDWLDEIGEKELGNTVWTKEIAALNEQADVILRVNTLKTTKEKLQAELFDLDIECDFIENYPNALKLKERANVFTTEAFKNGFFEVQDASSQLVAEFLDVKPGMRVVDTCAGAGGKTLHLASMMDNKGQIIAMDIYENKLHELKRRAKRNGAHNIETRTIDSTKVIKKLYDKADRVLIDAPCSGLGVLRRNPDAKWKLQPEFIEKIKVTQQEILQQYSKMVKPGGKLVYATCSVLPSENQKQIDVFLTSEAGKEFTFVEDKKVLSHKSGYDGFYMALLERKK